A stretch of Cucumis sativus cultivar 9930 chromosome 2, Cucumber_9930_V3, whole genome shotgun sequence DNA encodes these proteins:
- the LOC101222725 gene encoding homocysteine S-methyltransferase 3, with protein sequence MGKQMPETATTFLTHFLQHSGGYGVLDGGFATELERLGADLNDPLWSAKCLLTSPHLVRRVHLDYLDAGANIISTASYQATIQGFEAKGFSRDESENLLRKSVQIAIEARDIYLERCTKDSWDFTETGAGSRRPILIAASIGSYGAYLADGSEYSGEYGDSVTLETLKDFHRRRVQILANAGADLIAFETIPNKLEAQAYAELLDEEGIEIPAWFSFNSKDGINVVSGDSISDCASIADASKQVVAVGINCTPPRYIHGLILSIREVTDKPIVVYPNSGESYDGVTKRWLKSDGMIGEDFVSYVRKWKEAGASLFGGCCRTTPNTIRGIAKALSSKTF encoded by the exons ATGGGGAAACAAATGCCCGAAACCGCCACCACCTTCCTTACCCATTTTTTGCAACACTCCGGCGGTTACGGGGTTCTAGACGGCGGCTTTGCCACTGAACTCGAGCGCCTCGGTGCCGATCTTAACGATCCTCTTTGGAGCGCCAAATGCCTCCTCACTTCCCCTCACCTTGTCCGACGg GTTCATTTAGATTATCTTGATGCTGGGGCCAATATCATTTCCACAGCATCTTATCAG GCAACAATTCAGGGTTTTGAGGCTAAAGGATTTTCTAGAGATGAGAGTGAAAATTTGCTAAGAAAAAGTGTTCAAATTGCAATTGAAGCACGTGATATCTACCTTGAACGATGTACGAAAGATTCTTGGGATTTCACTGAAACTGGAGCGGGATCGAGGAGGCCAATTCTGATAGCCGCCTCGATTGGCAGCTACGGGGCTTATTTGGCTGATGGGTCTGAGTATAG CGGAGAGTATGGTGATTCAGTTACTCTAGAAACACTGAAAGATTTCCACAGAAGAAGAGTGCAAATTCTGGCTAATGCAGGTGCTGACTTAATCGCATTTGAGACAATTCCAAACAAGTTGGAAGCTCAA GCATATGCTGAGCTTCTTGATGAAGAGGGAATCGAAATTCCTGCTTGGTTTTCTTTCAACTCCAAGGATGGAATCAATGTGGTTAGTGGAGATTCTATATCTGACTGTGCCTCCATTGCAGATGCTTCAAAGCAAGTTGTTGCTGTTGGAATCAACTGTACTCCTCCCAGATATATTCATGGACTAATCTTGTCGATTCGGGAG GTCACTGACAAACCAATTGTAGTTTATCCAAACAGTGGAGAATCTTATGATGGTGTGACCAAACGGTGGTTG AAATCTGATGGGATGATAGGGGAAGACTTTGTATCATATGTAAGAAAGTGGAAGGAAGCTGGAGCCTCTCTGTTTGGTGGGTGTTGCAGAACCACTCCAAACACAATCAGAGGCATAGCAAAAGCGCTTTCTTCTAAAACTTTTTGA